One Acidobacteriota bacterium genomic window, GCGAGGGGGCCCTCGCCCTCATCTCGGCGGGTTGGCAGGAGCGAGAGTCCGAAGTCGACGAACTGCGTGAGCACGTCGGCCGCGAGGTTGTGAACCTGAGGCTCTACGCCCGCACAGAGCGGGTGCTTCGCCGGGACCCGGAGCTGGCAACGGCGCTTCAAGAACGCCAGGCCCAACTCCGTGAATTGCAACGCTACTACCGTCAGCGTTTGAATCACGGGCTCGACGCTGCGCGGGAGTTGCAGGAGACCCCGCAATCCGACGCGCACCGTTTCCATCAGCGAGCGGCGATCCACGCGGTGCGTGAACTCGATCGTCAGCACCTCGTCGCTTTGACGGAGGTGCATGACGAGTTCGAGAGTCGCTGGAACCCCGGCGATCGTCCGGAAGTGGCGCGACATCGACGAGAGATCCGACGCGCGTTGCGTGACTGCGCGGCGCTGGGAATCGCGGGCGGTCACGTTGCCGTCTTGTTGACGAGGATGCGTCTCCTCATCCCGAAGGATACGTTGAAGCAGCATACGATCCTCGCCTGGTCCGCGGGGGCCATGGCCCTCGGCGCACGAATCGTCCTCTTTCACGATCACCCGCCCCAGGGCCCCGGCAATCCCGAGGTGTTCGATCAGGGCCTCGGGATCTACGGTGGGCTCGTCCCCCTTCCGCACGCCGCTCGACGTCTTCGTCTCGACGATCCCGTTCGCGTCGGTCTGTTCGCTAGACGGTTTACACCCGATCTCTCCGTGGCGTTCGACGACGGCGGTCGGGTGGATCGTGAGAACGGCGGCTGGAATGTCGTGTCCGGAGCGAGGATCCTCCACCCCGAGGGCGATCTCCGCGAGGTCGGGTCATGAAGTCTCTGTGGTTGAAGGAATTCGTCGACGCAGGGGACCTCACACGCGAGTCGATCGGGCGGTTCATCGAACGCGAGACCATCCCGCACGCCGACGAAAACTCGGTCACTTTCCTGTTCTTCGGAGCGGCGGACGCGGTCTTGTTGCGAAACTGGATCTTCGGACTTCCGTCAAGCCAGCCGTTCGAACAGATTCATGACACCGGTCTCTGGCATCTGACGTTGGACATCCCCGCGGGATCACGATTCGAATACAAGATCGAGCGGGTCCAGGGTGACGACCACACGTTGATGTTGGATCCCTACAACCCCAGCCTCGCGCGGGACCCCTTCGGCGCAAACTCCGTCTGCCAGGCCCATGGCTACGTCGTTCCCGACTGGGTCCATCCGGACCCCGAGGCGCGACCGGGGATCGTGCGGACGGCGCAGTTTCGCAGCGAGGCCCTGGGTCGGATGCAACGTGCACAGGTCTACCTGCCACCGCGTTTTCGAAAACGACGTCGATACCCTTTGCTCGTGGTTCACGACGGCCCCGAGTATGTCCGATTCGCAGCAATGAAGACCGTGCTGGACAACCTGATCCATCGACTGGAGATTCCGCCGGTCATCGCCGTCTTGATCCAATCTCGCGATCGACTGAACGAGTACGCGGCGGACCCGCGGCATGCCCGCTTCGTCGTTGAAGAGCTGCTCCCACAGCTCGAGCATCGGTTCCCGATCGACCCGGACCCGTCCACCCGCGCGCTGGTCGGCGCCAGCTTCGGAGCGGTCGCTGCGCTCTCGACGGCCTGGCGCTACCCCGGAGCGTTCGGCAAGCTTCTTCTCCAGTCGGGGTCGTTTGCGTTCACGGATATCGGCGAGCATCTTCGGGGGCCGCTGTTCGATCCCGTCGTGGAGTTTGTCAACGAATTCCGCGAGAACCCCGGCCGGCCCTGCGAGCGGATGTTCATGACCTGTGGGATGTACGAGTCG contains:
- a CDS encoding alpha/beta hydrolase-fold protein, which produces MKSLWLKEFVDAGDLTRESIGRFIERETIPHADENSVTFLFFGAADAVLLRNWIFGLPSSQPFEQIHDTGLWHLTLDIPAGSRFEYKIERVQGDDHTLMLDPYNPSLARDPFGANSVCQAHGYVVPDWVHPDPEARPGIVRTAQFRSEALGRMQRAQVYLPPRFRKRRRYPLLVVHDGPEYVRFAAMKTVLDNLIHRLEIPPVIAVLIQSRDRLNEYAADPRHARFVVEELLPQLEHRFPIDPDPSTRALVGASFGAVAALSTAWRYPGAFGKLLLQSGSFAFTDIGEHLRGPLFDPVVEFVNEFRENPGRPCERMFMTCGMYESLIYENRSMVPRIQALGIDLRYRESRDGHNWDNWRDHLREGLSWLFPGPLWMVYE